From Rana temporaria chromosome 7, aRanTem1.1, whole genome shotgun sequence, the proteins below share one genomic window:
- the RPL5 gene encoding 60S ribosomal protein L5 codes for MGFVKVVKNKAYFKRYQVKFRRRREGKTDYYARKRLVIQDKNKYNTPKYRMIVRITNRDIICQIAYARIEGDMIVCAAYGHELPKFGVKAGLTNYAAAYCTGLLLARRLLNKFGLDKVYEGQVEVTGDEYNVESIDGKPGAFTCYLDAGLTRTTTGNKVFGALKGAVDGGLSIPHSTKRFPGYDSESKEFNAEVHRKHILGLNVADYMRLLIEEDEDAYKKQFARYIKSGVTADQMEDIYKKAHAQIRENPVHEKKPKREVKKKRWNRAKLSLAQRRDRIAQKKASFLRAQVKIVESS; via the exons GGGTTCGTAAAAGTTGTGAAGAACAAGGCTTATTTCAAGAGGTACCAGGTTAAATTCCGCAGAAGGAGAG agggcAAAACTGACTACTATGCCCGCAAGAGACTGGTCATCCAGGACAAAAACAAGTACAACACCCCAAAATACAGGATGATTGTGCGCATCACCAACAGAGACATCATCTGCCAG ATTGCCTATGCCAGGATTGAAGGTGACATGATCGTCTGTGCTGCCTATGGCCACGAACTTCCCAAATTCGGTGTCAAGGCTGGGCTGACAAACTACGCTGCCGCCTATTGTACGGGTCTGCTGCTGGCTCGCAGG CTGCTGAACAAATTTGGCCTTGACAAAGTCTATGAAGGCCAAGTGGAAGTAACTGGAGATGAGTACAATGTGGAGAGCATTGATGGTAAACCTGGTGCCTTCACCTGCTACCTGGATGCTGGTCTCACCAGGACCACCACTGGAAACAAAGTCTTCGGTGCACTCAAGGGAGCCGTTGATGGAGGCCTGTCCATTCCTCACAG caCCAAACGCTTCCCTGGCTATGACTCAGAGAGCAAAGAGTTCAATGCAGAAGTCCACCGCAAACACATCCTTGGCCTGAATGTGGCGGACTACATGCGTCTTCTAATAGAGGAAGATGAGGATGCATACAAGAAGCAATTTGCCCGGTATATTAAGAGTGGCGTCACAGCTGACCAA ATGGAAGACATTTACAAAAAGGCCCATGCTCAAATCAGGGAGAACCCAGTACATGAAAAGAAGCCCAAGAGAGAAGTCAAAAAGAAGAG GTGGAATCGTGCCAAATTGTCCCTGGCACAGAGGAGAGACCGCATTGCTCAGAAAAAAGCCAGCTTTCTCCGAGCTCAGGTGAAGATTGTCGAAAGCAGCTAA